The region GCGGGTGCGTTGGCCGTTGGTCAGAAAGGCGGGGTAGTAGACGTCGGCGATGTCGGCGCTCTCCATGCGCTGGCGCCAGAAGTTGAGCTGCGCGCCGAAGGCCCCACGGCCGATGACCCGATTCAGCGGGGTCGAAGTGCCTTTGCGGATGTTGTACCACTCGTTGCCGCGCTTCAGGTTTTTCAGCACGTGTTCGGGCTTTTCGTTGGTCCAGTCGGAAAAGACCACCACCAGGTCTTTGTCGTACGTGAGGGTCGGCGCTTTGGGCTCGATCACAATCGATCCGTACACCCCCCGCTGTTCCTGCAGTTGGGTATGCGAGTGGTACCAGTACGTCCCGTGAATCCGGATCGGAAACTCGTATTTGAACGTCGTGCCGGGGGCAATGGGCGGTGTCGTGAGGTAGGGCACACCGTCGTAATAATTCGGCAACAGTAAGCCATGCCAGTGAACGGACGTTTCCACCTCCATCTGGTTCTCCACGCAGATCACCGCGTAATCGCCTTCTGTGAAACGCAGGGTCGGGCCGGGAATTTCCCCGTTGATTTGCAGACCCACGACCGCTTTGCCGGTTTTGTTGACCGTTCCCGGCGCAATGGTCAGGTGGTATACCGTGGTATCGGGCTGAGCCTGTGAAGCAAAAGAAAAAATAAAGAAGGCGGAGAGAAGGAAAAAGTAAAGAGGCCTCATGCAGTACACGATTAAAAAGAACAGGCGCCTGCAAAAACAGAAGTGCGCAGCTGCCTGCGTTGTGGGTTATGGAAGTGTTGTGTGGGAGCGGTGTCGCCGTCCGTAGACTTTCAAGAGGGTAGGCAAGAAGCACGGCGTCACTTGGTTCCCTGAAAATCCGGTACAGCACGCGCCTGCGCTTCTGCTTCGGTAGTGGCTGCGCCGTGCTTGCGGATGTCTTCGATGAGCCACTCCATCTCTTTGATTTCGCGGCGTTGCGCTTCGATGATCTCGTCCGCCAGTTTGCGGACCCGCGCGTCCTCGATCTTGGCACGTTCACTCGTCATGATGGCGATGGAGTGATGGGGAATCATGGCTTTCATGTACGAACGGTCAGCGACCGTAGTCTGGCTACGGACCAACCAGAGGCATAGCACGAACAGCATCAGGCTGCCTCCGAAGATCGACAGGTTAAGTTGCCGGTTTTTATACATGCTGAGCATAAAGCCCAGCATAACGATGGCCATCACAGCGCCCATCAAAAAGGCCATGTACAGACGGGTTTCACTAAAAAACAGATGACTCCATGCGTAGGTATTCAGGTACATCAGGCCGTACATGAGTACCGTGGAAGTCAAAATCATCAATCCAAAGCGTACGTATTTTTTGCGATCAGTCATGTTGGTGTTATACTTTACTACTCAAAAGGTGAGGGCCGTTTCCCGCTGCGGCAAGGGGCATCCACCACACAGGGCATGCGAACACTCGCTCAATTCTCCACCTCGCAGGGCGACAATCAAACGTGCGAGGGATGCGCCGCCGGTGCCGGGTTGAGACGTCCTCCTGTTGATGAGAAACGAGGATTGGGCTGCAAAAGGCTTTTCAAAATTTTGGAAAAGGTTTGTAAAATTTTAGCCACAGGAACGAGCAGTGCGGGAGTTCCCAACTAAAATGGGGATGATGGTGCAGCTTTGGCGCTGTCTGTCCCCTCCTGTCTA is a window of Catalinimonas alkaloidigena DNA encoding:
- a CDS encoding DUF305 domain-containing protein, with the protein product MTDRKKYVRFGLMILTSTVLMYGLMYLNTYAWSHLFFSETRLYMAFLMGAVMAIVMLGFMLSMYKNRQLNLSIFGGSLMLFVLCLWLVRSQTTVADRSYMKAMIPHHSIAIMTSERAKIEDARVRKLADEIIEAQRREIKEMEWLIEDIRKHGAATTEAEAQARAVPDFQGTK